The genomic window TACAGGTAAAAATTGGAAGTAAGAATATTCAAAAAAACTATGTTAGCAAATATGTTAGCCAATAAGTAATTTTATATTACATAAACATTATTGGAGGAAGGAAGAAGAGATATGCTTTCATTACTTAGTGCAAACATAACAGCAGCTGTACCAATGTCACAAGCAACTAGAGACATTGTAACAACAGCAATTAATGCTGGTGCTACGGCAACATCTATAATAGCATTGCTCGGCGGTGGCGGACTTATAGCATATGTTGTAAAGAAAGCCTTTAAAAAAGGTGCTACAAAAGTTATAGTTGCTGCTTAGATAAGGCGTATGGTTTGGCTAGGAATTAATTCCTAGTCTGACTTTATTTTACTTTTTAATTTAAATTTATTGGAGGTTGTATGAAATTAAATTTTAGATATATTAAAATAGCATCTTTGATATTTTTAATCTTTTTTATAATAGGATTTATTGGTACTTATATTTATTGTAATAGAATAGAATTTGATAATGCTATTGGAGACCAACTTGTAATAAATAAAATTTATTTTTCAGAAATAATAATAAGAAATTTAACAGTATGTGTCATAGCGATACTAGGAATAATTACTTTTAAAATAAGTAGTATCCTAGTATTAATAATAAATGCTGTTATACTTAGTTTTATATTAAGTGCCAATTATGTAACAACTGGAGAACTATGGTACTTTATTCGAATAGTTATTCCGCATGCAATTTTTGAAATACCTGCTATCGTTATTTCTTCCTCCATAGGTTTTGAAGGATTTTCATACTTTAAGGATTATTCTTTTAAGGAAAAGATATCTAATCTTTTTCTAATTATAGGACTATTAATTGTAGCAGCATTCGTTGAAGTAAATATATCTACGTTATTCGTATAAGAGGAGATTTAAAATGTATTTAATTTTATTAAAGTGGGGATTATACTCAAAAATAAAAAGAACTTTTTTAAATTTAAAATTATTAAGATATTTTAATAAAAAAATCTTAATTTATTTATTTATAGTTTTTCAAATAGGGAAAATTTTAGCTACGATTATTGGTTTTAATTTAATATTAAATGGTAATTATATATCAATTGGAAATATATATTTAGATACATTGTTAAAAGATTTACGGAATAATAATGTAGGTATTTTTATTTATTTTTTTTATTTAATATTATATATATATAAGAATTCAATTAAAGCTGTAAAATTAAAAGAAGGTTCTAAGATAAAAAAATGGTTATTAGCTAATACGCATGTTAAAAAAGATAAATTGAATTTAACTTTAATATTGGAATATATTATATTTAACGGGTTGGAAATAATAACATTTCAAGTACCACTAATAGTATTAATACTGTTAAAACATAATTATAAAGCTTTTACAATAATTATAATAACTTGCTTATATACTATTGAAATAATCCTAATAACTTTATTAATATCATTGATTTATAATATATATTTAACACGAATCAAGCACTTAAAATCATTCACGTATATTATTTTTTTTAAAAGTATTAAACGAGTATTTTGTTTCTTAATTTTTTACTATATAGGAATATCTATGTCCAATTGGATAAATAAGTTTCCTTTAATTCAAAGGAAAGTAAAGTTATCAGATTTTCAGAATTGGATAAATGAATTTAAGTTTAAGGTATACAGTATAATTAGCAATTATTTTAATAATGAGATCAATTTATCTATAAATACAGATTATTTTTTAGTGATGATTTTATTGACGATATTTTTTATATATTTTTGTATAGCAATTAATAAGAATTTCCATAAAAGGTATAATACTAAAATTAATCACAAATCAATGGTTATTAATAATAAAAAAGAAAATAGTAATCTTTTTTATTATTATATGAAGACCATAATAAGGTCTAATTATATTATTAGAAATGTTAATTCACTTTTAGGAAGTATTTATTATTGGAGCGTAATAGGTTTGTATGCTGGTGTTTTTAAATATATTACTCCTTATAGTAAGGTATATTATCTGTTAATAATTACATATGTTTTTTATCCAAGTTATTTTCTAATAGATAATATTTTTCAAAATCTTATCGGAAAGTGTTGTATAGATGGAGAAGGAATGAATATATATTTTTGGGTAGACAAAAAAATATATACACTTTTTAAATATAAAAGATGCTTTTTTTTACTTAATATTTTTAGCATAGCCATAGTTACTAATTTTATAATAGGTATAATAAATGGCATCTCTATGAGTGATTTATTTTTGGCACTTATGATGCAAATTGTTTTTTTATATACATTATATAATTTATTGAGTCTACCAAGCATTATATTTCCACATTTTGAGCATTCAAATATAGAAGAAATAAATGGATATAAGGATAGAGAGCAATTAAACGATAAATTAAATTTCAGCATTATAGTTGTAGGAATTCCTTTTTTAGTATTACCTACAATATTATATTTGACTGATTATATAAATAAAATTTTAATTTATAAAGTTTTTCAATTTATTTTAATATGGATTTTATTAATGATACTGAATCTAATAACAGACATTTTTATAAAGGAAAAAGTTAATAGTGTAGAATTTATTTATTCAGTATTTGAAAGATAGAAAGGAGTATCTAAATATGACTACTTTAAATATGACTACTTTACTAGAGATTAAAAATATTAACAAAACGATACAAAATAAAACTATCTTAAAAAATCTATCTTTTAAATTATTAAAAGGTCATATAACAGCATTATTAGGTCCTAATGGCAGTGGGAAAACTACAACATTAAAAATATTAAGTAAACTGATAGGGTATGATAGCGGAATTTTAGAGTTTGATGATAGTTTAAATCATATAAATAAGAAAGTAATGCTTGTTTTTGATGAACCAATTTTATATGAAGAATTAACCGGAATAGAACATTTAAACTTTAATATGGAACTATATAATATAAAATTAACAGAAACTGAAAAAAAAGAGTATATGCAGATGTTTCAACTAGAACAATATATGTATGATGAAATATATACATATTCATTAGGGACAAGAAAAAAGTTACAATTGTTATGTACTTTAATCAATCATCCTCCTATATTACTTTTAGATGAATATATATCGGGGTTAGATCCAATAAGCTTATATAATATAAAAAATATTCTTAAACAATATGCCTTAAAGGGAAATTCAATATTATTAGCCACACATATGCTAGATGTTGCAGAAAAATTTTGCGATGATGTAATAATAATTAGTAATGGAGGTATAGTGAATAATGATCTACTCAGTATTCATGATATAAAAGAAAAATATTCTTCATTAGAAGATTACTTTTTGAAATCATTATAACAAGTTCTATTGATATTATTGGCAAGGAGAATGATAGATGAAATTTAAAAAAGACTCAACAATATTAAATATTTTCTCAATTTTTTTTATAGGATATTCTGCATTATCCATTTGGCTATTATTTGTAACAAAAGAGTTTAATACAGAGTATGGGTCTATAAGGTTAATTATCCATTTAATTCAAATTGTTAGTTTGATTTTAATACTATTAAAAAAATCTATAGGTGCTTATGTTTTTACTAGCCTTATAATACTAAATGCCATCTTTACAGTAATTATGAATTCAAATATAAAGAATATAATTACTACTATATTTTACAGTGGTTGTCTAATAGTAGTATTTTACTTTCTTTATAAAGAAAAGATGTAAAAGGAAGAAAAGATGTAAAAGGGGCCTATATCCGGTATTTGTCAAGTAAGTCGTCGTATTTATTTTGTTAAAATAAAATCGGTGAATGAAAGATGATTTTATATGAAATACGGATTAACCCTTTAATTTTGGACAAAAACTTATGAATACTTTTTTATTCTTAGAATTTTATATGGAGTCACTTTTACCCTTGATTTATGCTACACTAATATTTATATTTCCCAAGAATAAAGGCTAACGCCCTTGTTAAGAGAGCCCTTGATAAATATTACTGTAATTGATAGTTAAGGATGAAAGGCTGAAGATATCTATAACGAATTGCTATTTCAAGATCTCTTTTCTCTAATAATTTCTTAAGTTGATCATTTTGTTTACTTATACTATTAGAGTCTTTATTATTGCTATATTTAGAAGAAGCAGTGTGATTATTAGATTGTTTGGACTCTCTCATCCATTTAGTTACTGTGTCAGCTACTAAATCATGTTTTCTGGCAACTAAGGTGGCGTTTCCTGTTTCTATAACCTCTTTTATAATTTGTTGTTAAAATTCAATTGGATATCTATTTTGTTTGCTTCTCATTTTGAACAACCTCCTGATATTTTTATTTTATTGTATCCGTGTGCGATTGTCCAAAATGATTAGGGGGTTTAAGAGATACGATCTCATTTTTCTGCTCTAAAATTAAAGCGTTCACAATCTCTATTTAATCTTTTCATTAATCAATCTAATACCGGTTTTATTTCTTTTTCAAAATAGCTTTTTCGAATAAAATGAAAAGTATCGAACTGAAATACTTGATATACTTTATTATTTAAGGAAGTAATAAAAATAAAGAGAGAGGATTCATCCACTTCTCGTATTTTCTTAGCAACTTCTATTCCGCTCATTCCTGACAGGGCGATATCAAAGAATATTGCATCATATCTTACATCAGAATTTACTACCTCGGATACCAGAGACTCCCCATCCTCAAAACAATCGAGAATATATTCTGTATTTAACTTTCTTAAACGACTTTCGATAATAGGTTTCAGAGCATTTAAAAAGATTGGATCATCTTCACAAATTGCGATGATGTACATTTGTTTTTCTCCCTTCTGTGTGGATCTCACAAAAGATTAGATTACTAAAAACTTGTATTTCTTGTTAATTTTATTTTATCGAATAATAGATAGGATTTCAATGTGTTTTTAATTTGACAATTACCACTTATGCAAAAAAAGCTACCACTTAGACCAAAATCAAAAAAATGGATATTTTGTATGGTATAATACAGGTAGAATTTGGAGATTGTCAAAAAAATAAGCTTTTGTGCCTACTTTACTGACATAAGTTTATACTGGTATTAACCAGAAATGGTGCACAGATATTACCTCTATTTATACTGTGAAAAATGGATGGACCTACCTTGCTTCTGTTATGGATTTTCATAGCAAAAAGATACTCGGTTATGCTTATGATACTTCTATATCTGCTAGGCTCGCTGTAAAAGCTGTTAAAAACGCCTGCCTTAATGTAAAAAACACAAAGAATATTATTCTACATAGCGATTTAGGAACCCAATATACAAGCCATATATTTGAGGATTATTTATTCTCTAAAGGCATTATTCATTCCTATAGCAGAAAAGGCAATCCCTATGATAACGCCTGTATAGAATCCTTCCATTCTGTATTAAAAAAGGAAGAAGTAAACCATCATAAATACTATGATTTCAATGTTGCGTACAAAGCAATATTTGAATATATTGAATCCTGGTATAACCGTAAAAGAATTCATAGTTCTATTGATTATAGAACTCCACAGGAAGTTTATGAAGCTGCTCTAGTTGCAGCCTAGAAAGTCAAACTTTTTGTGTCTATTTTATTGACATAGGTCCATAGACAAAGAAGATATTATTGTAAAATTTAAGGAATTTCAACTTTATGAAGAAAAAGATAAATTTATTTGTAATTATAGTAAAGGAATGAAGTATAAACTAATTATTATTTTAATTCTAATAATAAATCCATCTATTTTGTTAATGGATGAACCATTTGTTGATTTGGATATTATTACGATAAAGAAAATAAAACAGATCTTTAAAACTTATAAAACAAATAAAATTATAATATTTTCAACGCACATATTAGATATCGCACATTCATTGAGTGATAAAATATTATTTTTAAATAGAGATGGTATACAGGAAATTGATAATTTAGAAGTTAGTAAAATAAGTAACTTTATATTTAACAATATGAAAGGGGATGTTTAATAATGAAAAAGAATATAGCCTATATGTTTTTAAGTATATTACTGGTTTTTATATTTGTATTGTTAAGTAATAAGTTTAGATTGTCCTATAAAATATTAATCTTTATTATTTTTGCTTTTGCAGCAATTGGAGCTATTATAATTGAAAAAATACTTGATTGATTTTTATACAAAATTTTATAATTTATTTTTATTTTTGTATGGCTTATGTTGTGCTCAACATTCCATAAAACAATTACAACATTTATATGCTAATGCTAAACTAAAAGAGTCATGGATATATTTCATTTAAATATTCTTAGCCTAATCTTTTTTGGAGTATTAAGTTTTTTTATTTATTATATTGGATATAGTTTGAAAGCAAAAAAACAGATATTAATTGTAGCTACTTTAATATTCTTATTAAATGGGGTTATCTATTCTCCAACTGCTAGTGTAGTAACACATAATAATGGAAGTTGACACCACTTATTAAGCATAAAGCTTATTTAATTTTTGACAGCCAATTTTCTAACAACCTAAGATTTTATGATAATAGAAGGAGAGGAGTGTTAGTTATTTTAAAAAACGAAAGAATCTTTTGAGGAATTTTTTATTTAATATTATTTCTTATACCGTTACTATATTTTTATGGAAATAATATATTGGGGTTAGCTGGTAGCGTTTTTTTTATTGTATTTAGGTTATTGTATTTTTTTAAAAGATCATTCTAAATAATCTTTTCAATGAAAGTATCAAATAAGAATACACATTGCCATTGAATAAAGTTCCAATTTGACCCATAAGGTTTCCAACAGAAAGAAGAAGTCCGGCATCTTTAAAGCATTTAATGAAAAAACTTATTAACAATGTAGTCCTTAGCGACGATAACAATATAATACTAGGAGTGAAGAGTATGAATAAATGTAAAAAATGCAATGTGGAAATGGAATCAGGATATACCATTGTAAATGATAATATCCATGGAGGTTTAAAAATAGCTAGACAACAAAAAGGATTTGATAACCTCAAAAATAAAATTTACGTTGAAATTTGCCCTGAATGCGGGAAAATGGAACTTTTTATTTCAAAATAAAAAATGGATATTTTATATGATAGGTCTATAATTATTAAGAGAAAGGAGCAAAACTTTAAAGATTACAAATCTAACAAAGGAATTTGGAAAATTTACGATTTTATATAAAATGAATTTAGAAGTAAGTGAAGGAGAAGTTTGTGGATTTATAGAATACAATAAAAAAGAGGTATAAGGATATAGTAAATTAAAAGCAGAACATGAGTATTTTATTTTGAAGGAGAGAGAACTAGGATGTCTATTATGGATAATAAAGTTTATTTAGCAGGTTGTCAGGACTATCGAAAGGAAAATGTAGAAAATGCAGTAAAAAGAGCCTTTTCAGCCTTTCATTTTCCAGAATCTTTTAATATGCAAGGAAAGAAGATTTTAATTAAGGTAAATCTTCTTTCTGCTAATAATCCTGATAAAGCTGTTACTACTCATCCGGAAGTGGTTTCTGCTATTGTTCGGGAAGTTATTAAGGTCGGGGGAGAGGTAACAATTGCCGATAGTCCTGGAGGAATTTATAACCAAAGAATCCTTCGTCGTGTTTATTCTTTCTGCGGGATGGATACTGCAGCAGAAGAATCAGGTGCAAAGTTGAATTTCGATATATCCCATAGAAAAGTAAAATTTTCCCAAGGAAAATTTGCAAAGGAATTTAATATTATTTCTCCTGTTTTAGACGCAGATTTTATCATTAATATAGCAAAGTTGAAAACTCATGGACTTGCTTACTATACTGGTGCAGTCAAAAACCTTTTTGGTGTTATTCCTGGTCTTGAAAAGGCTCGGTTTCATTCTCTCTATCCTGATAAATACAAGTTTAATGGTGTTTTAGTGGATCTATGTGAATATATAAAACCAGGGATCTCTTTTGTAGATGGTGTTGTTGGAATGGAGGGCGCTGGTCCTTCAGGAGGAAATGCAAAACACGTTGGAGTAATAGGTGCATCTTTAAATCCATATGCGCTAGATCTAGCAATGAGTGATTTGGTTTCCTTACCCCAATCAAAGATTCCTATACTTACAGAAGCTGTAATTCAAGGATTGGTTGCTGAAAATGTAAATAAATTAGAGTTTTTGGGAGATGATCCTGAACAATTTAAGACAAGTTTTGAACCTGCCATAAAAGGTGCAAAAAGAGGGAATCCAATTGTTTTTCTAATCATCAGATATCTTCTTCCTAAAAAATGGGAGCAAGGATTATCCAACAAACTTACTCCTTGGCCAAAGATGATGGATAAATGTATTGCATGTGGAAAATGTGTGGAAATCTGTCCACGCCAGGTTATAAAGATAGAGAATAAAAAAGCAAAACCTGATTATTCTGGTTGCATACGTTGTTATTGTTGTCATGAAATTTGTCCAGTACAGGCAATAGAACTTGTCAAAAGATCCAAGCTATAATAAGCAATTTTAGAAATCCATCATTTACTAGGGTAACTGCTGCTTATACAATAGTTTTTTGAAGGATAGGGCCTGTTATAATTACGCCAAATGAATTTTTAAATTGTTAGCTTTTACAATATTTGTATTTATCTTTACTGGAAATAGCAATTTCTTTCGTATATTGAGTTTTATTTTATTGGCTTTATCTATGAGTTATTTCGAGTTATTTCATATACGATGAGGTTAATATATAGAATGAGAGGCAATAAAATCTATAAATGTTTTTGAAATCTTTGATAAATATCGGTCTTTTTTCCAGACAAGGTGAACATTTATGGGAACTTTATTAGTAAATGGAATTTTAATGATACTTTTATTTTTTTGGACAATTTCCTTCATTAAAAATGAAATGCCTACATCGTTTATTATAAGGCTTTGTATGGTTTGTAATTGATTTGACGATAAAATAATATTTGGTTGCACATTGTGTTTGCTAAATAATTTTAATATTTCTCGTCGAATATAAAAACCTTCTTTTAATAAGATAAGAGGCTCATTTTTTATGTCATCAAATGTAAGTTTGCATCTATTACTTAAATTGTGTTCTTTATTTAGACAGACTAGGAGTTCACTATTTAGAATGGGAAGAGCACTTAAATGTTCATTTATAGAATCCATTATAATAAGTCCCATATCAAGCTCATCTGTTTCTATCATTTTTTTTACTGCTAAGGAACCGTTTTCAATGATATTTAGTTGTATATTTGGGTAATTTTTCTTAAAAATGGTAAATATTCTTGGAAATATAAAAGTTCCAATCATAGGTGGTACACCAATTGTCAATACTCCTCTTTTAAGATCCTTATAATCCTTCATTTCTGCAATGGTATTATCGACTAGACTCAAAATGGTATTTACTCGATCTAAAAAAATTTCCCCTTCTGGAGTAAGAATAAGTTTCTTTTTTGAACGGTCAAAAAGTGTAATAGAAAGGTCCTCTTCTAAATTTTTAATAGCATTAGTAATGGAAGGTTGAGATACATAAAGCCTTTCTGCGGCTTGTGTGACACTCTTTAATTCACAAACCATTTGAAAATATTTTAACTGTTTTAGCGTAAGTTTCATACTACCCCTCCAAATGATAGATTAAAGCTATTATATCATAATATTATAATATTTTTAATCTATGAAAATAAATGTTATAGTTTTAACAGAGGACTAATTATTGTAGATGAGAACATTGAAAAGGATATCATAAGAGGTAATTTTTAAATCATGGTTGTTATAAAATTTAGAAAGAATGTGAGAGGAGGTGTAAATCTAGACTTTATGGTCTAGAGACTTTAAGATGAAATATGCTTATTATCCAGGTTGTACTTTGAAGACAAAAGCAAAGGAATTAGAAAAGTATGCACAAGACTCTGCAAAGGTGTTGGGTTTTGAACTAGAGGAGCAAAAAGAATGGCAGTGTTGTGGAGGAGTATATCCTTTGGCCACAGATGAAATCGCTACAAAGTTATCATCGGTAAGAAGTTTAGTAGCATCACGAAATAAAGGAGAAAAACTAGTTACCTTATGTTCAGCCTGTCACAATGTTATAAAAAGAGTAAATAATGATATGAAGACCAACGAAAATATAAGAACTAAGGTTAACAATTATCTTCAATTATCAAAGGAATATCAAGGAGAGACTCATGTAATTCATTACTTAGAAGTACTGAGAGATGAGATAGGATTTAATGAGTTAGCAAAAAAAGTTAAGAATCCACTTCAAGATCGAAAAATTGGCGCTTATTATGGATGTCTGCTTCTTCGACCAAGTAAAATCATGAATTTTGATGATCCAGAAAATCCTATTATAATGGAAGACTTTATAAAAGCTCTTGGAGGTTCACCGATAAAATATCCATATAGAACAGAATGTTGTGGGGGTTATCATTGCTTAGAAAAAAAAGATGTTGCAAATAAAATGACAAGAAATATTCTTGATTCTGCTTTAAAACATGGAGTGAAAGAAATTGTGACGGCATGTCCTCTCTGTAAATATAATCTAGAGATGAATGCTCAAAGGGGGGATGTAAATATAAATGTTTATTATTTTACAGAACTGTTAGCAGAAGCTTTAGGGATTAAACAGGATGATAGAAAGGGGGAAATCTAATGAAAAAAATAGAGATAAATTCTACCCACAACAAAGAAGCCATCAATGAAATACTCGAGATAAGTGGAGAGCGAATACAGGACTGTATGCAATGTGGAAAATGTTCAGCAGGATGTCCTGCAAGTGAGAGTATGGATCTTCTACCACACCAGGCTATAAGATTATTACAATTAGGTCAATTAGATCGGTTAAAAGAGAGTAATACAATATGGATTTGTGCTTCTTGTTTTACTTGTGGACAACGTTGTCCTAGAGAGGTAGATCTTTCCAAGTTGATGGAGGCAGTTAGACTAACGATTATTAGGCGAGTAGGAGCAAGCAAATTAAAGGCAGATGATGTTCCTAATCTATTAGACAATAAGATACCACAACAAGCAATTGTTAGTGCCTTTCGAAAACATCACAAATAATTTCTAGAAAGAAATAAAAAAGGAGACGTTTTTTAAGGAGGGATTGAATTGCGCAAAATTGGAGTTTTTGTTTGTTGGTGTGGAAGCAATATAGCAGCTACTGTAGATGTAGAGAGGGTTACAAAAGCTGCTTCAGAAATGTCAGGAGTTGTATATGCCAAAAATTATCAATATATGTGTTCTGAAGTAGGTCAAAAATTAATAAAGGATGCAATAAAGGAACAGAACCTAGATAGGGTAGTTATTGCATCTTGTTCCCCAAGAATTCACGAATCAACTTTTAGAAAAGTTGTTAAGAATGCAGGATTAAATCCATATCTCATAGAGATTGCAAATATAAGAGAACAATGTTCGTGGGTTCATAAAAATAAAGAAGAAGCAACAAGGAAAGCTATAGATCTTGTTAGAGCGGCGGTAGCGAAAGTAACTTTAAATACAGGATTGATCCCAGGAGAAATAGGAGTAGAATCTAGAGCACTAGTTATTGGAGGTGGAATTGCAGGAATTCAAACAGCGATCGATATTGCAGAAGCAGGATATGAAGTGGATATTATTGAGAAAACTCCAAGTATTGGAGGAAAAATGGCACAAATAGATAAAACCTTTCCAACACTAGATTGTTCTGCTTGTATCCTAACACCTAAGATGGTAGAAGCTTCTTCTCATGAAAATATTAATCTTTATACTTATAGTGAGGTAGAAGAGGTAAATGGGTATGTAGGAAATTTTGAGGTAATAATTAAAAAAAAGGCACGTAGTGTTGATCTTGAAAAATGTACTGGTTGTGGAGTATGCATGGAGAAATGTCCTTCTAAAAAAACAAAAAGTGAGTTTGAAGAAGGGTTAACTACTAGAACAGCAATTTACACACCATTTCCTCAAGCAGTACCCAATGTACCTGTTATAGATCGAGAAGCATGCATTAAATTTAAGACTGGAAAATGTGGAGTTTGTCAAAAGGTATGTCCATCTAATGCCGTCAACTTTTCTCAAGAAGATACTTATGAAAAAAAGAAATATGGAGCTATCGTGGTCGCAACTGGTTATGACATTATATTATTAGATAAATTTGGAGAATATCAGTATGTGAATCATCCTGATGTGATTACATCTTTAGAATTTGAACGACTTACCAATGCTGCAGGGCCGACTTCTGGAAAGCTTGTATGCCCATCAGATCAAAGAAAACCAGAAAGGGTAGTATTTATCCAATGTGTCGGCTCAAGAGATAAGACTTCCCGGGGAAAATCTTATTGTTCTAAAATATGTTGTATGTATACTGCAAAACATGCAATGTTAATTAGAGAAAAATATCCAGATGTAGAGGTTTATGTTTTCTATATAGATATTAGAACTGCAGGAAAAGACTTTGATGAATTTCAAAGAAGAGCTGTTGAAGAATATGGAGTTCAATATATAAAAGGTATGGTTGGGAAGGTTTTTCCTAACGGAGAGAAATTACAAGTTCATGGTATTGATGCAATGACAGGAGATATCATTCGTATGGATGCGGATATGGTTGTGTTGGCAGCAGCTACCAAAGCCAAGGATGATGCAAATATATTGAAGAGAAAGTTGAACATAAGTATGGATGCAAATCACTTTTTTACAGAAGCTCATCCAAAGCTACGTCCAGTAGAAACCCATTCTGCAGGAATCTATTTAGCAGGAGCCTGTCAAGGACCAAAAGATATTCCAGAAACAGTGGCTCAAGCTAGTGCTGCTGCGGCAAAGGTTATTGGACTTTTAAGTAAGAATAAATTAGTGAATAATCCCTGTGTCTCAATAGTAGATCAATCAATCTGTAGTGGTTGTTTGGCTTGTGCAAAGATATGCCCTTATGATGCAATTTCTTCTAAAGTGATAGAGACTAATGATCCGAAAAATATCCATAAAAAAGTAGTTGCTGAGGTAAATGAAGCTCTTTGCCAAGGATGTGGGGGATGTACTGTTGCTTGTCGTCCGGGGGCTATTGATCTTAAAGGATTTACCAATAGTCAGATTTTAGCGGAGGTGGATGCCATATGTCAGTAGAATCAAAGAAAAGTGCAACAACAAATAAGAACGAATTTGAACCTTTGATCGTAGCTTTTTGTTGCAATTGGTGTAGCTATGCAGGAGCTGATTTAGCTGGAACTAGTAGATTAAACTATCCTGCCAATATAAAGATTATTCGAGTTCCATGTTCTTGTAGGGTGAACGAAAACTTTATACTTAGAGCATTTCAGAGGGGAGCGGATGGAGTAATTATAGCTGGATGCCATCCAGGCGATTGCCATTATACGAGTGGAAATTATTTTACAAGACGTCGTTTTTCAATTATGACTAATTTTCTTGAGTATATAGGGATAGAAAGAGAGCGCTTTCAAGTAGATTGGATATCAGGAGCAGAGGGAAATAAATTTGCAATGGTAATGAATGAGGTAGTAGAAAAGATCTATGAACTAGGGCCGAATAGAAAGTTGAGGGATGCAAGATGGATAAGATAACAGCCAACATGAGAAAAATAGCAAAAGCAGCTCTTGCCAACGGAGAAGTAGATAAGATTATTGGATGGAAAAAGGGAGAATTTTGGCAGGATACTTATCCTGTATTCATTACAAAGGAAAATGAAGCAGAAGATTTAGTTTGGGACTGCTTTAGTGTGAATAATCTAAGCAAATACTTGATAGAACAGCTTAAGGGTAATAAAAAAATAGGAATATTTTTAAAAGGATGTGACTCTTTAGGATTTAATCAGCTTTTAAAGGATCATAGAATTGATCGTGAGCGAGTTATCATTTATGGCATAAGTTGTTATGGAATGATTGATCCAGAGAAAGTAAGACAAGAAGGGTTGCATCATGGACTTAAGGAGATAAAGAGATCTGGTGATGATCTTATTTTTATAAGAGAAGATGGAGAAAAAAGGATAACAGGAAGACAGTTTGATTA from Garciella nitratireducens DSM 15102 includes these protein-coding regions:
- a CDS encoding stage II sporulation protein M, with the protein product MKLNFRYIKIASLIFLIFFIIGFIGTYIYCNRIEFDNAIGDQLVINKIYFSEIIIRNLTVCVIAILGIITFKISSILVLIINAVILSFILSANYVTTGELWYFIRIVIPHAIFEIPAIVISSSIGFEGFSYFKDYSFKEKISNLFLIIGLLIVAAFVEVNISTLFV
- a CDS encoding ABC transporter ATP-binding protein, which gives rise to MTTLNMTTLLEIKNINKTIQNKTILKNLSFKLLKGHITALLGPNGSGKTTTLKILSKLIGYDSGILEFDDSLNHINKKVMLVFDEPILYEELTGIEHLNFNMELYNIKLTETEKKEYMQMFQLEQYMYDEIYTYSLGTRKKLQLLCTLINHPPILLLDEYISGLDPISLYNIKNILKQYALKGNSILLATHMLDVAEKFCDDVIIISNGGIVNNDLLSIHDIKEKYSSLEDYFLKSL
- a CDS encoding LytR/AlgR family response regulator transcription factor, which translates into the protein MYIIAICEDDPIFLNALKPIIESRLRKLNTEYILDCFEDGESLVSEVVNSDVRYDAIFFDIALSGMSGIEVAKKIREVDESSLFIFITSLNNKVYQVFQFDTFHFIRKSYFEKEIKPVLD
- a CDS encoding IS3 family transposase, with protein sequence MNQKWCTDITSIYTVKNGWTYLASVMDFHSKKILGYAYDTSISARLAVKAVKNACLNVKNTKNIILHSDLGTQYTSHIFEDYLFSKGIIHSYSRKGNPYDNACIESFHSVLKKEEVNHHKYYDFNVAYKAIFEYIESWYNRKRIHSSIDYRTPQEVYEAALVAA
- a CDS encoding DUF362 domain-containing protein; protein product: MSIMDNKVYLAGCQDYRKENVENAVKRAFSAFHFPESFNMQGKKILIKVNLLSANNPDKAVTTHPEVVSAIVREVIKVGGEVTIADSPGGIYNQRILRRVYSFCGMDTAAEESGAKLNFDISHRKVKFSQGKFAKEFNIISPVLDADFIINIAKLKTHGLAYYTGAVKNLFGVIPGLEKARFHSLYPDKYKFNGVLVDLCEYIKPGISFVDGVVGMEGAGPSGGNAKHVGVIGASLNPYALDLAMSDLVSLPQSKIPILTEAVIQGLVAENVNKLEFLGDDPEQFKTSFEPAIKGAKRGNPIVFLIIRYLLPKKWEQGLSNKLTPWPKMMDKCIACGKCVEICPRQVIKIENKKAKPDYSGCIRCYCCHEICPVQAIELVKRSKL
- a CDS encoding LysR family transcriptional regulator; translation: MKLTLKQLKYFQMVCELKSVTQAAERLYVSQPSITNAIKNLEEDLSITLFDRSKKKLILTPEGEIFLDRVNTILSLVDNTIAEMKDYKDLKRGVLTIGVPPMIGTFIFPRIFTIFKKNYPNIQLNIIENGSLAVKKMIETDELDMGLIIMDSINEHLSALPILNSELLVCLNKEHNLSNRCKLTFDDIKNEPLILLKEGFYIRREILKLFSKHNVQPNIILSSNQLQTIQSLIINDVGISFLMKEIVQKNKSIIKIPFTNKVPINVHLVWKKDRYLSKISKTFIDFIASHSIY
- a CDS encoding CoB--CoM heterodisulfide reductase iron-sulfur subunit B family protein, producing MKYAYYPGCTLKTKAKELEKYAQDSAKVLGFELEEQKEWQCCGGVYPLATDEIATKLSSVRSLVASRNKGEKLVTLCSACHNVIKRVNNDMKTNENIRTKVNNYLQLSKEYQGETHVIHYLEVLRDEIGFNELAKKVKNPLQDRKIGAYYGCLLLRPSKIMNFDDPENPIIMEDFIKALGGSPIKYPYRTECCGGYHCLEKKDVANKMTRNILDSALKHGVKEIVTACPLCKYNLEMNAQRGDVNINVYYFTELLAEALGIKQDDRKGEI